From Draconibacterium halophilum, one genomic window encodes:
- a CDS encoding OsmC family protein, which translates to MKHVIDMAWTDKLAFETNMDGHKLVVDATKEVGGSDLGPRPKKLMLTALAGCTGIDVVMILKKMKVEVEAFNVIVEGELTEEHPIHYNKMTIVYQFKGKDLPMAKLEKAVKLSEEKYCGVSAVYREAVEMKTEIRIVE; encoded by the coding sequence ATGAAGCATGTAATAGATATGGCCTGGACCGACAAATTAGCTTTTGAAACAAATATGGACGGACACAAGCTGGTTGTTGACGCCACAAAAGAGGTTGGTGGTAGTGATTTAGGACCTCGTCCAAAAAAACTAATGTTGACTGCACTGGCTGGTTGTACAGGTATTGACGTGGTGATGATTTTAAAAAAAATGAAAGTGGAAGTGGAAGCTTTTAACGTAATTGTTGAAGGAGAATTGACCGAAGAACATCCGATACATTACAACAAAATGACTATCGTTTATCAGTTTAAAGGAAAAGATCTTCCGATGGCAAAACTGGAGAAGGCTGTTAAACTTTCGGAAGAAAAATATTGTGGTGTTAGTGCCGTTTATCGTGAGGCAGTGGAAATGAAAACAGAAATCAGGATTGTGGAATAA
- a CDS encoding Crp/Fnr family transcriptional regulator: MRSAIKRPSDEETNLNGFQLFKKLTEDEFTRLNYEKTCSLYKKGTIIYREGSRLTGFFCITRGIIKVFKTGIDGKEQIIRFAKKGEIIAYRSLLSQELACTTAKVIDEAALCHIPYQTLLYLIQNNWQFSHHMLQIVCRELREANDYITDIAQKTVRERLAEVLLLLKENFELDNQNTLQISLTREELANMVGTATESVIRLLSEFKNDKLIELQGRKIKFLDIPALNRVANL; encoded by the coding sequence ATGAGAAGCGCAATAAAAAGGCCGTCGGACGAAGAGACTAATTTGAATGGTTTTCAACTGTTTAAGAAGTTAACTGAAGATGAATTTACCCGGCTGAATTATGAAAAAACGTGTTCGCTGTATAAAAAAGGCACCATCATTTATCGCGAGGGTAGTCGGCTAACCGGTTTTTTCTGTATTACAAGAGGAATAATAAAGGTTTTTAAAACAGGAATTGATGGCAAAGAACAAATTATTCGGTTTGCTAAAAAAGGCGAAATTATTGCTTACCGATCATTGTTGAGCCAGGAACTGGCTTGTACCACAGCGAAAGTTATCGATGAAGCCGCCTTGTGTCATATTCCATATCAAACATTGTTGTATCTCATTCAGAACAACTGGCAGTTTTCGCATCACATGCTGCAAATTGTTTGTCGCGAATTGCGCGAAGCCAACGATTACATTACCGATATTGCGCAAAAAACAGTTCGCGAACGACTTGCAGAAGTGCTTCTTTTATTAAAAGAAAATTTTGAACTCGATAACCAAAATACACTCCAGATATCGTTAACACGCGAAGAACTGGCCAATATGGTAGGTACCGCAACCGAATCGGTAATTCGTTTATTATCAGAATTTAAGAACGACAAACTAATTGAATTGCAGGGACGCAAAATTAAATTTTTAGATATTCCTGCGCTAAACAGAGTGGCTAATTTATAG
- a CDS encoding murein hydrolase activator EnvC family protein: MILRIKLLFVTLAIGLLSCSVFAQSIDELQKQKAKAEKEIEYTTSLLNETQRYEKSSLSKLRLITSKIKSRNTLISNINHEIGIYEQCIANNDLAIELLKNDVQQLMDEYAEMIRMAYKNLNSYDEVLFLLSAENVNQAYRRMLYFRRYKSYRENQAQMIDAVQEVLDGSVQKLEQQKAEKQTLINQTEKEMLALNQERKTQSGELQKLQDQKNTLQKTLQQQRKVERQLEREIQAIIEEEARKNRAAGGSGFALTPEQQLIGDNFEQNKSRLPWPLERGVIVEHFGVHRHPVLSNVQVQNNGINIASDTGAEVRAVFNGEVSRVFGISGGNTAVIIRHGIYLSVYSNLREVVVKKGDKVSTKQAIGTVYTDTKDGNKSILKFQIWKESTKLDPEDWIGR, encoded by the coding sequence ATGATTTTACGAATAAAACTACTATTCGTCACACTGGCAATTGGCTTGTTGAGTTGTTCTGTTTTTGCACAATCTATCGATGAGTTGCAAAAGCAAAAGGCAAAGGCTGAAAAGGAAATCGAATACACCACAAGTTTGCTCAATGAAACGCAGAGGTATGAAAAGTCATCGCTGAGTAAATTGCGGCTAATAACGTCAAAAATTAAGTCCAGAAACACGCTTATCTCGAATATAAACCACGAAATTGGAATTTACGAGCAATGTATTGCCAATAACGATTTGGCTATAGAATTGCTTAAAAACGATGTTCAGCAATTAATGGACGAATATGCGGAAATGATTCGGATGGCCTATAAAAACCTAAACTCGTATGATGAAGTGTTGTTTTTATTGTCGGCCGAAAATGTGAACCAGGCGTATCGTCGTATGCTGTATTTCAGAAGGTATAAAAGTTATCGCGAAAATCAGGCTCAAATGATCGATGCTGTGCAGGAAGTACTCGATGGGAGTGTACAAAAACTGGAACAGCAAAAAGCCGAGAAACAAACGCTGATAAACCAGACCGAAAAAGAAATGTTAGCGTTAAACCAGGAAAGAAAAACACAAAGTGGTGAGCTTCAAAAGTTACAAGATCAAAAAAACACTTTGCAAAAAACCTTGCAACAACAACGAAAAGTTGAGCGGCAACTGGAACGCGAAATTCAGGCAATAATTGAAGAGGAAGCACGTAAAAACCGGGCAGCCGGTGGTTCGGGTTTTGCCTTAACACCCGAGCAGCAACTTATTGGTGATAATTTCGAACAAAACAAAAGTCGTTTGCCCTGGCCGCTCGAAAGAGGAGTGATTGTGGAGCATTTTGGTGTACACCGCCATCCGGTTTTAAGCAACGTGCAGGTGCAGAATAACGGGATAAACATTGCAAGCGATACCGGCGCAGAAGTACGTGCTGTTTTTAACGGCGAAGTTAGCCGGGTGTTTGGTATTTCGGGTGGTAATACCGCCGTTATTATCCGTCACGGGATTTACCTGAGTGTCTATTCAAATCTCCGCGAAGTGGTGGTGAAAAAAGGCGATAAAGTATCGACAAAACAAGCCATCGGAACGGTTTATACCGATACAAAAGACGGGAATAAGTCGATTCTGAAATTTCAGATATGGAAAGAAAGCACGAAACTCGATCCCGAGGATTGGATTGGCCGTTAA
- a CDS encoding DUF4292 domain-containing protein produces the protein MEFLKYFRVSLFFAAVLIAVSSCKTPSELALVEARPISTNKLLKRVEQNSFDYDYLTIKRVNCNFSSSQSKATFKINLKAKKDDRILVSISKLNIPVGRVLLTPDSVKYVNYIDRNYFVDDYSYLSSFLHIDLDFATIQSIISNNAFSYRNDPKNKDYRTFDSFIEDNLYVLQSEKSRKIEKMEEKENKAERRLRRLDDQALIVQKMFFNPDNFALKRLSISDKTNKRNMKLLFDDFTEVENKAYPGSIEMNFHSPEEEIEMKIRMNGFSTDKITSFNIKIPQKYEEIRVN, from the coding sequence ATGGAGTTTCTAAAGTATTTCAGGGTTTCGCTGTTTTTTGCAGCCGTGCTAATAGCTGTTTCTTCATGTAAAACACCATCTGAATTAGCCTTGGTTGAAGCGCGGCCGATCAGCACCAATAAATTGTTGAAACGGGTTGAGCAAAATTCATTTGATTACGATTACCTTACCATAAAACGTGTTAACTGCAATTTTTCCAGCAGCCAGTCGAAAGCAACTTTTAAAATCAATCTGAAAGCGAAAAAAGACGACCGCATTCTGGTGTCGATCAGTAAACTGAATATTCCCGTTGGTCGTGTTTTGCTAACTCCCGACAGCGTGAAATACGTGAATTACATCGACCGCAATTATTTTGTCGACGATTATTCGTACCTCAGCAGTTTTTTGCATATCGACCTTGATTTTGCTACCATACAAAGCATTATTTCAAACAATGCTTTCTCGTACCGAAACGATCCGAAGAACAAGGATTACAGAACTTTCGATTCGTTTATTGAAGACAACTTGTATGTGTTGCAATCTGAAAAATCGAGAAAAATCGAGAAAATGGAGGAGAAGGAAAACAAGGCAGAACGCAGATTAAGGCGACTTGACGATCAGGCGCTGATTGTTCAAAAAATGTTTTTTAATCCTGATAATTTTGCCCTCAAGCGATTGTCTATCAGCGATAAAACAAACAAACGGAATATGAAATTGCTTTTCGATGATTTTACTGAAGTAGAAAATAAAGCGTATCCGGGAAGCATAGAAATGAACTTTCATTCTCCTGAAGAAGAGATAGAAATGAAGATAAGAATGAATGGATTTTCAACAGATAAAATCACTTCTTTCAACATTAAAATTCCGCAAAAATACGAAGAGATTCGTGTAAACTAA
- a CDS encoding tetratricopeptide repeat protein, translating to MKRIFIKGIGIAAFSITLLSCSGPKQVTEQEVAKAAINTPTTELVEQKQKEFEYLFVEALKQKMFGNAQKAIQLLSSCLEIDPNSSAAMFELANIHAANNDFTSASLLLEKAISLNPDNKWYKLLLAQIYQQTRKYSEAADIYAELVEKEPENLEYIYMNAALLANAQRFEEAISAYNRMEKETGVNEQISVAKQQIFVSKGQIDKAFEEINKLIENNPNEAKYYGLLADLYQSQGDSASALKNYKKIQEMDPENGFVHFSMANYYLENGEVEKSFEETKAGFSSDAVDIQTKMQLYMMLTANPAQSHLNEKQRGELIAILLEKHPDESLVHTIHAESLLKENKLAEGREALLKAVEIEPNDYMVWERIMYIDNDLQQWDKLYEHTGKIIELFPNQPQGYFFKAIACVQLEKFDETIELSEEGMDYVIDNPQLQANFLMLKGEAVYKNGNKTEAFKIFDKAVQVDPENYLTLNNYAYYLSVDGVELDKAERMSGKVIERFPDNATYLDTHAWVLFKKGEYTLAKFYMDSAMKNSDEESDTLLEHYGDILYKTGKVEEALKYWKKAKDSGSESVTLDRKIEEQKYIEE from the coding sequence ATGAAGAGAATTTTTATAAAAGGAATAGGTATTGCAGCTTTTTCGATCACTTTACTGTCTTGTTCAGGACCAAAACAGGTCACCGAACAGGAAGTGGCAAAGGCTGCAATAAATACGCCCACTACCGAATTAGTTGAGCAAAAGCAGAAGGAATTCGAATACCTTTTTGTTGAGGCGCTAAAACAAAAAATGTTTGGCAATGCACAAAAAGCTATTCAGTTGTTATCGAGTTGTTTGGAGATCGATCCAAACTCGTCGGCAGCTATGTTCGAACTGGCAAATATTCATGCCGCAAATAACGATTTTACCAGTGCTTCATTGTTGCTGGAAAAAGCAATCAGTTTAAATCCTGATAACAAATGGTACAAACTATTGCTGGCACAAATCTATCAGCAAACCCGAAAGTATTCCGAAGCAGCCGATATTTATGCCGAATTGGTAGAAAAGGAGCCGGAAAATCTGGAATACATTTACATGAATGCTGCACTGCTGGCCAATGCACAACGTTTTGAAGAAGCCATTTCTGCCTACAACCGCATGGAAAAAGAAACCGGCGTTAACGAGCAGATATCGGTAGCTAAACAGCAGATATTTGTTTCAAAAGGACAGATTGACAAAGCGTTTGAAGAAATCAATAAACTGATTGAAAACAATCCAAACGAAGCAAAATACTACGGTTTGCTGGCCGATTTGTATCAGAGCCAGGGCGATTCAGCAAGTGCGCTGAAAAACTATAAAAAGATCCAGGAAATGGATCCGGAAAATGGTTTTGTTCACTTTTCGATGGCCAATTATTACCTTGAAAATGGTGAGGTGGAAAAGTCGTTCGAAGAAACAAAAGCCGGTTTTTCAAGCGATGCAGTTGATATTCAAACAAAAATGCAACTGTACATGATGTTAACGGCAAATCCGGCACAGTCGCATCTTAACGAAAAACAGCGTGGAGAATTGATCGCTATTTTGCTTGAAAAACATCCCGATGAATCATTAGTACACACCATCCATGCCGAATCGCTTCTGAAAGAAAATAAACTGGCCGAAGGACGCGAAGCTTTGTTGAAAGCCGTTGAGATAGAACCAAACGATTATATGGTTTGGGAACGGATAATGTACATCGACAACGATTTACAGCAATGGGATAAACTGTACGAACATACAGGAAAGATCATCGAATTATTCCCGAACCAGCCGCAGGGTTATTTCTTCAAAGCAATTGCCTGTGTGCAGTTAGAAAAATTTGACGAAACTATTGAACTCAGCGAAGAGGGAATGGATTATGTGATTGACAATCCGCAATTGCAAGCTAATTTCTTAATGCTAAAAGGCGAGGCCGTTTATAAAAATGGAAACAAAACCGAGGCATTCAAGATATTTGATAAAGCTGTTCAGGTTGATCCTGAAAACTACCTTACGCTAAACAATTACGCCTACTATTTATCGGTTGACGGTGTTGAGCTGGATAAAGCTGAACGTATGAGCGGTAAAGTGATCGAGCGGTTTCCTGATAATGCAACTTACCTCGATACACATGCCTGGGTGTTGTTTAAAAAAGGCGAATACACCCTGGCGAAGTTTTATATGGATTCGGCCATGAAAAACAGCGATGAAGAAAGCGATACTTTGCTGGAACACTATGGCGATATTTTGTACAAAACAGGCAAAGTTGAAGAGGCTTTAAAGTACTGGAAAAAGGCGAAAGATAGTGGTAGCGAGTCGGTAACCTTAGACCGTAAAATTGAGGAACAAAAATATATTGAAGAGTAG
- the dut gene encoding dUTP diphosphatase, which produces MQVKIVNKSKNELPAYSTVFSAGMDLRANLNEPVVLKPLERKLVPTGLFIELPQGYEAQVRPRSGLALKKGITVLNTPGTIDADYRGEIGVILINLSQEDFVIENGERICQMVIAAHETVGWDLVEVLEETERGAGGFGHTGKH; this is translated from the coding sequence ATGCAGGTTAAAATCGTTAATAAATCAAAGAATGAACTACCGGCCTACAGCACAGTATTTTCGGCCGGAATGGACTTACGCGCAAATCTTAATGAACCCGTGGTGTTAAAACCGCTTGAGCGGAAATTGGTACCAACCGGTTTATTCATTGAATTGCCACAGGGCTACGAAGCTCAGGTTCGTCCGAGAAGTGGTTTGGCTTTGAAAAAAGGAATTACGGTTTTAAATACTCCCGGAACCATTGATGCCGATTATCGCGGAGAAATTGGCGTTATTCTCATCAACCTGTCGCAAGAAGATTTTGTTATAGAGAATGGAGAACGCATTTGCCAAATGGTTATTGCCGCACACGAAACAGTGGGTTGGGATTTGGTAGAAGTGCTGGAAGAAACAGAAAGAGGAGCAGGTGGTTTTGGCCACACCGGAAAACATTAA
- the hemW gene encoding radical SAM family heme chaperone HemW: MAGIYIHIPFCRQKCYYCDFYKTVNTSLQSDFISALKIEAKVRKNYLNEETIETIYFGGGTPSVLSAKEIDEILAVLNAEFNVDSDAEITFEANPDDLSNDYLIAIKQVGINRLSIGIQAFQNRHLKKMNRRHNATQAVEAIEIAAKTGFSNLSADLIYGLPDLTPKEWEESLNQLFNLPVKHLSAYHLTYHEGTAFYTWLKKGTLKELKEAESVDQFNTLVDLSLANGFEHYEISNLAKDQLYSRHNTAYWMGDKYLGLGPSAHSFDGVSRRWNDSSVEAYIKAQANNQPYFEEEKLSENDRYNEYILTRIRTKWGVSQKDLKQRFGNEKERYFSSQLAKYKDTGVLLINNNTITLTRKGLFVSDEIMADLIII, encoded by the coding sequence ATGGCAGGTATTTACATTCATATTCCGTTTTGTCGTCAGAAATGTTATTACTGCGATTTCTACAAAACGGTAAATACTTCATTGCAATCCGATTTTATCAGTGCCCTGAAAATCGAGGCTAAAGTACGCAAAAACTACCTGAACGAGGAAACGATTGAAACCATATATTTTGGTGGTGGTACCCCATCGGTGTTATCAGCAAAGGAAATTGACGAAATACTAGCTGTGCTGAATGCTGAATTCAACGTTGATTCCGATGCTGAAATTACCTTTGAAGCCAATCCTGATGACCTGAGTAATGATTACCTTATAGCGATAAAACAGGTTGGAATAAACCGTTTGAGTATAGGAATTCAGGCCTTTCAAAACCGGCATTTAAAGAAAATGAACCGCCGGCACAATGCAACTCAGGCTGTTGAAGCCATTGAAATTGCAGCAAAAACCGGCTTTTCGAATTTAAGTGCCGATTTGATTTACGGCCTCCCCGATTTAACACCAAAAGAGTGGGAAGAAAGTCTGAATCAGCTTTTCAATCTCCCGGTAAAACACTTGTCGGCTTATCATTTAACTTATCACGAAGGAACCGCTTTTTACACCTGGCTAAAAAAAGGCACATTAAAGGAGTTGAAAGAAGCAGAAAGTGTTGATCAGTTTAACACGCTGGTAGATCTGTCGCTGGCTAATGGTTTCGAACATTACGAGATTTCAAATTTGGCAAAAGACCAATTGTATTCCCGTCACAACACAGCTTACTGGATGGGTGATAAATACCTGGGACTGGGACCGTCGGCGCATTCGTTCGATGGTGTTTCGCGGCGCTGGAACGACTCAAGTGTTGAAGCCTACATAAAAGCGCAGGCAAATAATCAGCCATATTTCGAGGAAGAAAAACTAAGCGAAAATGATCGGTACAACGAGTACATTTTAACCCGTATACGAACAAAATGGGGAGTGTCGCAAAAGGATTTAAAACAACGTTTTGGCAACGAAAAAGAGCGCTACTTTTCCAGTCAGTTAGCGAAATATAAAGATACAGGTGTTCTTCTTATCAACAACAACACCATTACATTAACCCGAAAAGGGCTTTTTGTTTCCGACGAGATTATGGCCGACCTCATTATTATATAA
- a CDS encoding VanZ family protein, producing MKIAPYWRLAIWLLIMTYLLFIPASQLPTKPFIQIPNFDKLVHFGMFFILCMLTFRPVKQFTPNFYFWTPLLTFAAAILLEFIQQKISPSRHSDVYDLWANAAGLSFATFFYALFVHKKWLERIF from the coding sequence ATGAAAATAGCACCCTACTGGAGACTTGCAATTTGGTTACTAATAATGACTTACCTGCTTTTTATACCTGCCAGTCAATTACCGACAAAACCATTTATACAAATTCCGAATTTTGATAAACTGGTTCATTTCGGGATGTTTTTTATCCTTTGCATGCTAACCTTCAGGCCGGTAAAACAATTCACCCCTAACTTTTATTTTTGGACACCGTTACTGACATTTGCTGCAGCAATTTTGCTTGAATTCATTCAGCAAAAAATATCGCCAAGCCGCCACAGCGATGTGTACGACCTTTGGGCCAATGCTGCCGGTTTATCGTTTGCCACCTTTTTTTATGCACTTTTTGTCCATAAAAAATGGCTTGAACGCATTTTCTAA
- a CDS encoding RrF2 family transcriptional regulator: MLSNTCKYALRALIYLGKFSKEDKRIGIKKISEDLGLSSPFLGKILQNLVKQKLLVSTKGPNGGFSLSRDASEISLWDIVIKVDGEEFFTNCLISLEPCKTHDPSKPLCPVHAQYEKLRQDISHFYKNTSLETVGKDIDKYEDLVKL, from the coding sequence ATGTTATCGAATACATGCAAATATGCACTCAGAGCGTTGATTTATCTCGGTAAATTTTCAAAAGAAGATAAACGAATTGGAATCAAAAAGATTTCGGAAGATTTGGGTTTATCATCTCCTTTTTTAGGTAAAATCCTGCAAAACCTGGTAAAACAAAAATTGCTGGTTTCAACCAAAGGACCAAATGGTGGTTTTTCGCTTTCGCGCGATGCGTCAGAAATTTCGTTGTGGGACATTGTTATTAAAGTTGACGGCGAAGAGTTTTTCACCAACTGCCTTATTAGTTTAGAGCCGTGTAAAACGCACGATCCGTCGAAACCGCTGTGTCCGGTGCACGCACAATACGAAAAGCTGCGCCAGGATATTTCACATTTTTACAAAAACACTTCGCTGGAAACGGTTGGAAAAGACATCGATAAATACGAGGATCTGGTAAAACTCTGA
- a CDS encoding 4Fe-4S dicluster domain-containing protein translates to MVVVLLDNNRTKIAAQPKHVDALKCIRCGACLNACPIYKNVGGYTYNTTYSGPIGSVITPFMKGFDKYNHLSFASTVCGACTDVCPVKIPLHDLLLLNRKIAVDENQGNFAWNKGMKAYEWAFKKRKNLDRVNGKMKNTLLKANKNVLGKQKKFPAFAEKSYSKTILNLK, encoded by the coding sequence ATGGTGGTGGTATTACTCGATAATAATCGGACAAAAATTGCTGCGCAACCAAAACATGTTGATGCTTTAAAATGCATACGTTGCGGCGCCTGTTTAAATGCCTGCCCCATTTATAAAAATGTGGGCGGATACACCTACAACACCACTTACAGTGGACCAATCGGCTCGGTAATAACGCCTTTTATGAAAGGCTTTGATAAATACAATCATTTAAGTTTTGCCTCCACGGTTTGCGGGGCTTGCACCGATGTTTGCCCGGTAAAAATACCGCTGCACGACTTGTTGCTTTTAAACCGAAAAATTGCGGTTGACGAAAACCAGGGGAATTTTGCCTGGAACAAAGGAATGAAGGCCTATGAATGGGCATTCAAAAAACGAAAAAACCTGGACCGGGTGAATGGAAAAATGAAAAATACGCTGCTAAAAGCCAACAAAAATGTGTTGGGAAAACAAAAGAAATTTCCTGCTTTTGCAGAAAAATCATACAGCAAAACAATTTTAAATTTAAAATAG
- the rpiB gene encoding ribose 5-phosphate isomerase B, producing MKNLEGKIIALASDHAGFAKKQVIKKFLNDNNIAFEDLGCNSDKSVDYPVYAHKMGEAIESGAFEIGITFCGSGQGISIAANKHQGVRSGVCWNTEIAELARQHNNANVCAVPGRFVSDEEAVAIVKAFLSSEFEGGRHARRVDMIPVEN from the coding sequence ATGAAGAATTTAGAGGGAAAAATAATAGCCTTGGCAAGCGATCATGCCGGATTTGCAAAAAAGCAGGTGATTAAAAAATTTTTGAATGACAATAATATTGCATTCGAAGATTTGGGATGTAATTCTGATAAAAGTGTTGACTATCCGGTGTATGCGCACAAAATGGGTGAAGCCATTGAAAGCGGTGCATTTGAAATTGGCATTACTTTTTGTGGAAGTGGGCAAGGAATAAGCATTGCTGCAAACAAGCATCAGGGTGTGCGTTCAGGAGTTTGTTGGAATACTGAAATTGCTGAATTGGCTCGCCAGCATAACAATGCAAATGTTTGTGCAGTGCCCGGTCGATTTGTTTCTGATGAAGAAGCTGTTGCGATTGTAAAAGCTTTTTTAAGTTCGGAATTTGAAGGTGGACGACATGCCCGACGAGTAGACATGATTCCTGTTGAAAATTAA
- a CDS encoding lipopolysaccharide biosynthesis protein, whose translation MNPFKKLASDTAIYGVSSIVGRFLNWWLVPYYSFMFLPGDYGVVTNMYAYVAFLLVLLTYGMETSYFRFASKSDDPEKVYSTSMVSLFFTTFSFVLLAAAFRNEIAAWIHYPDHPEYILWFAIILGVDAFTAIPFARLRLKNRPIKFAFIKLVNIGFNIGFNLFFISLCPSILSNNPDSIISTVYSADIGVGYVFISNLLASLITLVLLLPEIFRISFQFDKKLLKQMLSYGFPILIVGLTGMINQNIDKVLIPFLVPQDQDPMFQLGIYGANYKLAVLMNMFIQAFRYAFEPFFFAREGSKDDPKIYAVVMKYFVIFGLIIFIGMVLFIDLIKIIVDSEYHQGLKVVPIVLMANLFYGMYFTLSLWYKLTDKTRYGAYMALIGAVITLVLNLTLVPVMGYMGSAIAVFSCFLVMLLISYFLGQKHFPVPYDLKRIGSYFLAAVVIVGLSQFTLDLSVIVKYSINIVLVLAFILLVFKWEINELKRFIPFINKS comes from the coding sequence TTGAATCCATTTAAAAAATTAGCAAGCGATACAGCCATTTACGGGGTTAGCAGCATTGTGGGCCGCTTTTTAAACTGGTGGCTTGTCCCCTATTATTCGTTTATGTTTTTGCCCGGCGATTACGGTGTGGTAACCAACATGTACGCGTATGTGGCATTTTTGCTGGTACTGCTTACCTACGGAATGGAAACCTCGTATTTCCGTTTTGCCTCAAAAAGCGACGATCCTGAAAAAGTGTATTCCACATCGATGGTTTCCTTGTTTTTTACCACTTTTTCGTTTGTACTGCTGGCCGCAGCTTTCCGAAACGAAATAGCTGCCTGGATTCATTATCCCGATCATCCGGAGTATATTTTGTGGTTTGCCATAATTTTGGGTGTCGATGCGTTTACAGCAATTCCCTTTGCGCGGCTCCGGCTAAAGAACCGGCCCATAAAATTTGCCTTTATAAAACTGGTGAATATTGGTTTTAATATCGGCTTTAACCTGTTCTTTATTTCACTGTGCCCAAGTATTTTATCCAATAATCCTGATTCAATTATTTCAACCGTTTATTCAGCTGATATCGGCGTAGGTTATGTGTTTATTTCCAATTTACTGGCTTCGCTGATTACCCTGGTATTACTGCTTCCCGAGATCTTTAGAATCTCATTTCAATTTGATAAGAAGCTGCTAAAACAAATGCTGAGTTATGGTTTCCCTATTCTGATCGTTGGATTAACGGGAATGATCAATCAGAATATCGATAAAGTGCTGATTCCATTTTTGGTACCGCAAGATCAGGATCCGATGTTTCAGCTTGGAATTTATGGTGCCAATTACAAGCTGGCGGTATTAATGAATATGTTCATTCAAGCGTTTCGGTATGCGTTTGAACCCTTTTTCTTTGCCCGCGAAGGATCAAAAGACGACCCGAAAATATATGCTGTTGTTATGAAATATTTTGTCATTTTCGGATTGATCATTTTCATTGGAATGGTGCTGTTTATTGACCTTATAAAGATTATTGTCGACTCTGAATACCATCAGGGATTAAAAGTGGTGCCCATCGTGTTAATGGCCAATCTTTTTTATGGCATGTATTTTACGCTTTCGTTATGGTATAAATTAACCGATAAAACCCGATATGGCGCTTATATGGCTTTAATTGGAGCTGTTATTACTTTGGTTTTAAACCTTACGCTGGTTCCGGTAATGGGTTATATGGGGTCGGCAATTGCGGTATTTAGCTGCTTTTTGGTTATGCTGCTTATCTCCTATTTTTTGGGGCAAAAACATTTTCCGGTGCCTTACGATCTGAAAAGAATAGGTAGTTATTTTTTGGCAGCTGTGGTTATTGTGGGCCTTTCGCAATTTACACTCGATTTATCAGTAATAGTGAAATACTCCATTAATATTGTTTTAGTATTGGCTTTTATCCTTCTTGTTTTTAAATGGGAAATAAATGAACTGAAGCGATTTATTCCCTTTATAAATAAGTCGTAA